The Georgenia sp. TF02-10 genome window below encodes:
- the sufD gene encoding Fe-S cluster assembly protein SufD, whose product MTATTENLSTDHSRATADGAHAHGAGTHPESSRGDRRSSFALADFPVPTGREEDWRFSPVDRFQRIFASGLTGAGPTVTVQKDDAVRVERVGRDDPRLGVAGAPGDRAAAAAWESFGEATVVTVPRGHAGGRHTYLAVHGDEATAAAPAAQHLLVVAEELSESLVVLDHSGTAEVAQTVEVDVRDGAHLTLVSVQDWAAGTVHLAAHRVRLGRDAHLKHIVVTLGGDAVRVTTDAAFTAPGADVELLGLYFTDAGQHQEHRLFVDHAVESCRSRATYKGALQGTDAHAVWVGDVLIRKEAEGTDTYELNRNLVLTEGARADSVPNLEIETGEIEGAGHASATGRFDDEQLFYLRSRGIPEADARRLVVRGFFAELIAQIGVPLVQDRLMAAIEEELDRTMAAAG is encoded by the coding sequence ATGACCGCCACCACCGAGAACCTGTCCACCGACCACTCCCGCGCCACCGCCGACGGCGCCCACGCCCACGGCGCCGGGACCCACCCGGAGAGCTCGCGCGGCGACCGGCGCAGCTCCTTCGCCCTCGCCGACTTCCCCGTGCCCACCGGCCGGGAGGAGGACTGGCGCTTCTCCCCGGTGGACCGCTTCCAGCGGATCTTCGCCAGCGGGCTGACCGGCGCCGGCCCCACCGTGACGGTGCAGAAGGACGACGCCGTGCGGGTGGAGCGGGTCGGCCGGGACGACCCGCGCCTGGGCGTGGCCGGCGCCCCCGGGGACCGGGCGGCCGCGGCCGCCTGGGAGTCCTTCGGCGAGGCCACCGTGGTGACCGTGCCCCGCGGGCACGCCGGCGGGCGGCACACCTACCTGGCCGTCCACGGCGACGAGGCCACCGCCGCGGCGCCCGCCGCCCAGCACCTCCTCGTCGTCGCCGAGGAGCTCTCCGAGTCCCTCGTCGTCCTGGACCACTCCGGCACCGCCGAGGTGGCCCAGACCGTGGAGGTCGACGTCCGTGACGGCGCCCACCTCACCCTGGTCAGCGTCCAGGACTGGGCGGCCGGGACGGTGCACCTGGCCGCCCACCGGGTCCGGCTGGGCCGGGACGCCCACCTCAAGCACATCGTCGTCACCCTCGGCGGGGACGCGGTGCGGGTCACCACCGACGCCGCGTTCACCGCCCCCGGCGCCGACGTGGAGCTGCTCGGGCTGTACTTCACCGACGCCGGCCAGCACCAGGAGCACCGCCTCTTCGTCGACCACGCGGTGGAGTCCTGCCGGTCCCGGGCCACCTACAAGGGCGCCCTGCAGGGCACCGACGCGCACGCGGTGTGGGTCGGGGACGTCCTGATCCGCAAGGAGGCCGAGGGCACCGACACCTACGAGCTCAACCGCAACCTGGTGCTGACCGAGGGCGCTCGGGCCGACTCGGTGCCGAACCTGGAGATCGAGACAGGGGAGATCGAGGGCGCCGGGCACGCCTCGGCCACCGGCCGGTTCGACGACGAGCAGCTGTTCTACCTGCGCTCGCGCGGCATCCCCGAGGCCGACGCCCGCCGGCTCGTCGTGCGCGGCTTCTTCGCCGAGCTCATCGCCCAGATCGGCGTCCCGCTCGTCCAGGACCGGCTGATGGCCGCGATCGAGGAGGAGCTGGACCGGACCATGGCGGCCGCCGGATGA
- a CDS encoding ABC-F family ATP-binding cassette domain-containing protein, whose product MITAHDVSLRIGARELLHGASFRIDAGMRIGLVGRNGAGKTTLTKLLAGEDGTSDVVQHTGQITRTGEIGYLPQDPRTGDLDQLARDRVLSARGIDTLQRRIRKAEEQMATATGAKQAKAMDKYVRLDAEFTASGGWAAQAEAARITAALGLPGRVLDQPLHTLSGGQRRRVELARILFAGAGTLLLDEPTNHLDHDSILWLRDYLKTYPGGFVVISHDVELLRETVTHVWHLDANRAVLDVYSMGWDAYLKQREADEQRRRRERANAEKKAGQLMAQADKMRAKATKAVAAQNMARRAERMLSGLEETRRVDKVAHLRFPDPAPCGKTPLMAEGLSKSYGSLEVFTGVDLAIDRGSRVVILGLNGAGKTTLLRILGGVEQPDTGAVIPGHGLKVGYYAQEHETLDLDRTVVENLRSAAPDLDDTGVRSVLGSFLFSGEDADKPAHVLSGGEKTRLALAVLVVSSANVLLLDEPTNNLDPASRAEILAALRSFAGAVVLVTHDEGAVDALQPERVLLLPEADEDLWREDYLELVTLA is encoded by the coding sequence GTGATCACCGCCCACGACGTCTCCCTGCGCATCGGGGCCCGTGAGCTGCTCCACGGGGCCAGCTTCCGCATCGACGCCGGGATGCGGATCGGCCTGGTCGGCCGCAACGGCGCCGGCAAGACCACCCTGACCAAGCTCCTCGCCGGCGAGGACGGGACCTCCGACGTCGTCCAGCACACCGGCCAGATCACCCGCACCGGCGAGATCGGCTACCTGCCGCAGGACCCGCGCACCGGCGACCTGGACCAGCTGGCCCGGGACCGGGTCCTCTCCGCCCGCGGCATCGACACCCTGCAGCGCCGCATTCGCAAGGCCGAGGAGCAGATGGCCACCGCCACCGGCGCCAAGCAGGCCAAGGCGATGGACAAGTACGTCCGCCTCGACGCCGAGTTCACCGCCTCCGGCGGCTGGGCCGCCCAGGCCGAGGCCGCCCGCATCACCGCCGCGCTCGGCCTGCCCGGCCGGGTCCTCGACCAGCCCCTGCACACCCTCTCCGGCGGCCAGCGCCGGCGGGTCGAGCTCGCTCGGATCCTCTTCGCCGGGGCCGGCACCCTGCTGCTGGACGAGCCGACCAACCACCTCGACCACGACTCGATCCTCTGGCTGCGCGACTACCTCAAGACCTACCCGGGCGGCTTCGTCGTCATCAGCCACGACGTCGAGCTGCTGCGCGAGACCGTCACCCACGTGTGGCACCTCGACGCCAACCGTGCGGTGCTCGACGTGTACAGCATGGGCTGGGACGCCTACCTCAAGCAGCGCGAGGCTGACGAGCAGCGGCGCCGGCGGGAGCGGGCCAACGCCGAGAAGAAGGCCGGGCAGCTGATGGCCCAGGCGGACAAGATGCGCGCCAAGGCCACCAAGGCCGTGGCCGCGCAGAACATGGCCCGCCGTGCCGAGCGGATGCTCTCCGGCCTGGAGGAGACCCGCCGCGTCGACAAGGTCGCCCACCTGCGCTTCCCCGACCCCGCGCCGTGCGGGAAGACCCCGCTCATGGCCGAGGGGCTGAGCAAGTCCTATGGGTCGCTCGAGGTCTTCACCGGCGTGGACCTGGCCATCGACCGCGGGTCCCGGGTGGTCATCCTCGGCCTCAACGGCGCGGGCAAGACGACGCTGCTGCGCATCCTCGGCGGCGTGGAGCAGCCGGACACCGGCGCGGTGATCCCCGGCCACGGGCTCAAGGTCGGCTACTACGCCCAGGAGCACGAGACCCTCGACCTGGACCGCACGGTTGTGGAGAACCTCCGCTCGGCCGCCCCGGACCTGGACGACACCGGGGTGCGCAGCGTCCTCGGCTCCTTCCTGTTCTCCGGGGAGGACGCCGACAAGCCCGCGCACGTCCTCTCCGGCGGGGAGAAGACCCGCCTGGCGCTGGCCGTCCTCGTGGTCTCCTCCGCCAACGTCCTGCTCCTGGACGAGCCGACGAACAACCTCGACCCGGCCAGCCGGGCGGAGATCCTCGCCGCGCTGCGCTCGTTCGCCGGCGCCGTCGTCCTGGTCACCCACGACGAGGGGGCGGTCGACGCCCTGCAGCCCGAGCGGGTCCTCCTCCTGCCCGAGGCGGACGAGGACCTGTGGCGCGAGGACTACCTCGAGCTGGTCACGCTCGCCTGA
- the sufC gene encoding Fe-S cluster assembly ATPase SufC — MSTLEIKNLHVSVETNDGPKPILRGADLTLASGEIHAIMGPNGSGKSTLAYSIAGHPKYTVTDGQVLLDGEDVLGMTVDERARAGLFLAMQYPVEVPGVTVSNFLRTAKTAITGEAPALRKWVGDVKDAMTKLRMDPEFAQRDVNHGFSGGEKKRHEILQLELLQPKFAILDETDSGLDVDALRVVSEGVNRVHGQTGLGVMLITHYTRILQYIHPDHVHVFVDGRVAEQGGPELAERLEAEGYDRYLTTTV, encoded by the coding sequence ATGTCCACCCTTGAGATCAAGAACCTGCACGTCTCCGTCGAGACCAACGACGGCCCCAAGCCCATCCTCCGCGGCGCCGACCTGACCCTGGCCTCGGGGGAGATCCACGCCATCATGGGCCCCAACGGCTCGGGCAAGTCCACCCTCGCCTACTCCATCGCCGGGCACCCCAAGTACACCGTCACCGACGGGCAGGTCCTCCTCGACGGGGAGGACGTCCTGGGCATGACCGTGGACGAGCGCGCCCGCGCCGGCCTCTTCCTCGCCATGCAGTACCCGGTGGAGGTCCCCGGGGTGACGGTGTCGAACTTCCTGCGCACCGCCAAGACCGCGATCACCGGCGAGGCGCCCGCGCTGCGGAAGTGGGTCGGGGACGTCAAGGACGCCATGACCAAGCTGCGGATGGACCCCGAGTTCGCCCAGCGGGACGTCAACCACGGCTTCTCCGGCGGGGAGAAGAAGCGCCACGAGATCCTCCAGCTCGAGCTCCTCCAGCCCAAGTTCGCCATCCTGGACGAGACCGACTCCGGGCTCGACGTCGACGCGCTGCGGGTCGTCTCCGAGGGCGTCAACCGGGTCCACGGGCAGACCGGCCTGGGCGTCATGCTGATCACCCACTACACCCGGATCCTGCAGTACATCCACCCCGACCACGTCCACGTCTTCGTCGACGGCCGGGTCGCCGAGCAGGGCGGCCCCGAGCTCGCCGAGCGGCTCGAGGCCGAGGGCTACGACCGGTACCTCACCACCACCGTCTGA
- a CDS encoding non-heme iron oxygenase ferredoxin subunit: MTAQHACDLTDLDPGEALRLELDGPDGAPLPVAVVRDEEGDYHAISDVCSHGQVSLSDGEVEGRTIECWLHGSTFDLATGRPLSLPATQPVPVYPVTLDGDHVLVDVDVTAAVG; this comes from the coding sequence ATGACCGCCCAGCACGCCTGCGACCTGACCGACCTCGATCCCGGGGAGGCGCTGCGCCTGGAGCTCGACGGGCCCGACGGCGCCCCGCTGCCGGTCGCCGTCGTCCGGGACGAGGAGGGGGACTACCACGCCATCTCCGACGTCTGCTCGCACGGGCAGGTCAGCCTGTCCGACGGCGAGGTGGAGGGCCGGACCATCGAGTGCTGGCTGCACGGGTCCACCTTCGACCTCGCCACCGGCCGGCCGCTCAGCCTGCCGGCCACCCAGCCCGTGCCGGTCTACCCGGTGACCCTCGACGGCGACCACGTGCTGGTCGACGTCGACGTCACGGCCGCCGTCGGCTGA
- a CDS encoding SufS family cysteine desulfurase: MTTAAPDQLRAGPAALTAAELAAVRADFPLLDRTVRDGRPLVYLDTAATSQKPTCVLDAEQDFYTRHNAAVHRGAHQLAEEATESFEAARATVAAFVGADPGEIVWTKNATEGINLVAYALSNATLGRGGSAARERFGLGPGDEVVVTEAEHHANLVPWQELCARTGATLRWIGLTEEGRLDPGTYDVITERTKVVALTHASNVTGAVSPVADVVARARAAGALVVLDACQSVPHLPVDLRALDVDFAVFSGHKMLGPTGVGVLYGRADLLAALPPVLTGGSMVEVVTMESTTYAAPPARFEAGTQMVAQAVGLAAAADYLTELGRDAVAGHEAALTRLLLDGVASVPGVRVLGPTDPADRLAVVAFAVDGVHPHDVGQVLDDAGIAVRVGHHCAQPVHRRLGVTASARASAGVYTTAAEVEAFVDQLGRVRRFFGVDHG; the protein is encoded by the coding sequence ATGACCACTGCCGCACCCGACCAGCTCCGCGCCGGCCCCGCCGCCCTGACCGCGGCGGAGCTGGCGGCGGTGCGCGCGGACTTCCCGCTGCTGGACCGGACCGTCCGTGACGGCCGCCCGCTGGTCTACCTGGACACCGCCGCCACCAGCCAGAAGCCCACCTGCGTGCTGGACGCGGAGCAGGACTTCTACACCCGGCACAACGCCGCCGTGCACCGCGGCGCGCACCAGCTCGCCGAGGAGGCCACCGAGTCCTTCGAGGCCGCCCGGGCCACCGTCGCCGCCTTCGTCGGCGCCGACCCCGGGGAGATCGTCTGGACCAAGAACGCCACCGAGGGCATCAACCTGGTGGCCTACGCCCTGTCCAACGCCACCCTGGGGCGCGGCGGGTCGGCGGCGCGCGAGCGCTTCGGCCTCGGCCCCGGGGACGAGGTGGTGGTCACCGAGGCCGAGCACCACGCCAACCTGGTGCCCTGGCAGGAGCTGTGCGCCCGGACCGGGGCCACCCTGCGCTGGATCGGGCTGACCGAGGAGGGCCGGCTCGACCCGGGCACCTACGACGTCATCACCGAGCGCACCAAGGTGGTGGCGCTGACCCACGCCTCCAACGTCACCGGCGCGGTCAGCCCGGTGGCCGACGTCGTGGCCCGGGCCCGCGCCGCCGGCGCCCTGGTGGTGCTGGACGCCTGCCAGTCCGTCCCGCACCTGCCGGTGGACCTGCGCGCCCTGGACGTGGACTTCGCGGTCTTCTCCGGGCACAAGATGCTCGGGCCGACCGGCGTCGGGGTGCTCTACGGCCGGGCCGACCTGCTCGCCGCCCTGCCCCCGGTCCTGACCGGCGGGTCCATGGTCGAGGTGGTCACCATGGAGTCCACCACCTACGCCGCCCCGCCCGCCCGGTTCGAGGCCGGCACCCAGATGGTCGCCCAGGCGGTGGGGCTGGCCGCCGCCGCGGACTACCTCACCGAGCTCGGCCGGGACGCCGTCGCCGGCCACGAGGCGGCGCTGACCCGGCTGCTGCTCGACGGCGTCGCCTCCGTCCCCGGCGTGCGGGTCCTCGGCCCCACCGACCCGGCCGACCGGCTCGCCGTCGTCGCCTTCGCGGTGGACGGGGTGCACCCGCACGACGTCGGCCAGGTCCTCGACGACGCCGGCATCGCGGTGCGGGTCGGGCACCACTGCGCCCAGCCGGTGCACCGCCGCCTGGGCGTGACGGCCTCCGCCCGCGCCTCGGCCGGGGTGTACACCACCGCCGCGGAGGTCGAGGCGTTCGTCGACCAGCTCGGCCGGGTCCGCCGCTTCTTCGGGGTGGACCATGGCTGA
- a CDS encoding MFS transporter, which translates to MVQARQLRTIETAIPARMDRLPWSSWHWMVVVGLGTVWILDGLAVTIVGALGGRLTEQGSGLELTATQIGATGSAYIVGACLGALYFGRLADRLGRKKLFMITLAVFLVGSVLTAFSMNFWWFIAMRFVTGAGVGGEYSAIHSAVDELIPARVRGAVDLIIGGSYWIGTILGSLASVLLLNPEWFPLNIGWRLAFGLAFVMGFAILLVRRHVPESPRWLFLHGYEGEAERVTAEIERQVVESTGQELIPPRRTIRIKQRPPMGIGEIAGVVFRMYPKRTFVSLALFTGQAFLYNAIFFTYALVLTEIYGVAASNVGWYLIPFAVGNFLGPLLLGRFFDTIGRKPMIAGTYILSGVLLVITGVLFQNGTLDAMTQTVAWCIIFFFASAGASAAYLTVSEIFPMETRAMAIAFFYATGTIVGGFGGPLLFGALIQSGEPSQIFIGYVVGAAVMILGGIIQATMGVEAAQRDLEDIAPPLSATEEELSEPGEEADPYTLGRGQARGEAHTEPGTDPTETPRHRTPGGE; encoded by the coding sequence ATGGTTCAGGCAAGACAGCTCCGCACGATCGAGACGGCCATCCCGGCGCGCATGGACCGCCTGCCGTGGTCCAGCTGGCACTGGATGGTGGTCGTCGGCCTGGGCACCGTGTGGATCCTCGACGGGCTGGCCGTCACCATCGTGGGCGCCCTCGGTGGCCGGCTCACGGAACAGGGCAGCGGGCTCGAGCTCACCGCCACCCAGATCGGTGCCACCGGGTCCGCCTACATCGTGGGCGCGTGCCTCGGGGCGCTGTACTTCGGGCGGCTCGCCGACCGGCTCGGCCGCAAGAAGCTGTTCATGATCACGCTCGCGGTGTTCCTCGTCGGGAGCGTGCTCACCGCCTTCTCGATGAACTTCTGGTGGTTCATCGCCATGCGGTTCGTCACCGGCGCCGGCGTGGGCGGGGAGTACTCCGCGATCCACTCCGCCGTCGACGAGCTCATCCCCGCCCGGGTCCGCGGCGCCGTGGACCTCATCATCGGCGGCTCGTACTGGATCGGCACCATCCTGGGGTCGCTGGCATCCGTCCTCCTGCTCAACCCCGAGTGGTTCCCCCTCAACATCGGCTGGCGGTTGGCCTTCGGGCTCGCCTTCGTCATGGGGTTCGCCATCCTGCTCGTGCGCCGGCACGTGCCGGAGAGCCCCCGCTGGCTGTTCCTCCACGGGTACGAGGGCGAGGCCGAGCGTGTGACCGCGGAGATCGAGCGCCAGGTGGTGGAGTCCACCGGGCAGGAGCTCATCCCGCCCCGGCGGACCATCCGCATCAAGCAGCGCCCGCCCATGGGCATCGGCGAGATCGCCGGCGTCGTGTTCCGGATGTACCCGAAGCGCACGTTCGTCTCCCTCGCCCTGTTCACCGGCCAGGCGTTCCTCTACAACGCGATCTTCTTCACCTACGCGCTCGTGCTGACCGAGATCTACGGCGTCGCCGCCTCGAACGTCGGCTGGTACCTCATCCCGTTCGCCGTGGGGAACTTCCTCGGCCCGTTGCTGCTCGGGCGGTTCTTCGACACGATCGGCCGCAAGCCGATGATCGCGGGCACCTACATCCTCTCCGGCGTCCTGCTCGTGATCACCGGCGTCCTGTTCCAGAACGGCACCCTCGACGCGATGACCCAGACTGTCGCGTGGTGCATCATCTTCTTCTTCGCCTCCGCCGGGGCCAGCGCCGCGTACCTGACGGTCTCCGAGATCTTCCCGATGGAGACCCGCGCGATGGCCATCGCGTTCTTCTACGCCACCGGCACCATCGTCGGTGGCTTCGGCGGCCCGCTGCTGTTCGGTGCGCTCATCCAGAGCGGTGAGCCTAGCCAGATCTTCATCGGCTACGTCGTGGGCGCCGCCGTGATGATCCTCGGCGGCATCATCCAGGCGACCATGGGCGTCGAGGCCGCCCAGCGGGACCTGGAGGACATCGCGCCGCCGCTGTCGGCCACCGAGGAAGAGCTCAGCGAGCCGGGCGAGGAGGCCGACCCGTACACGCTCGGCCGGGGCCAGGCGCGCGGCGAGGCGCACACCGAGCCGGGCACCGACCCGACCGAGACCCCGCGGCACCGGACACCTGGAGGTGAATGA
- a CDS encoding neutral zinc metallopeptidase, which produces MSFTRGTSADAGREGVRRSRRRGGAAVGGGLGLVALVVYLFTGVDLSGVAGGQPVAPDTEDLGTCTAEEADTSVDCRMVLTAASLNDVWGAALPEQAQVAYTAPALQLFTEQVATGCGGATAAVGPFYCPPDQTVYLDTGFFDQLQSQLGAENAPLAQEYVVAHEYGHHVQNLLGTMASVDRQGTGPASGGVRLELQADCYAGLWVAAAASTPDPQTGRPLLVEPTRAEVQDALDAAAAVGDDRIQAGAGQQVTPETWTHGSAEQRMRWFAAGYEQGSVAACDTFAVDQP; this is translated from the coding sequence ATGAGCTTCACCAGGGGGACGAGCGCCGACGCCGGCCGGGAGGGGGTGCGCCGCTCGCGGCGGCGGGGCGGGGCCGCGGTCGGTGGTGGCCTGGGGCTGGTGGCCCTGGTCGTGTACCTGTTCACCGGGGTGGACCTGTCCGGGGTCGCCGGGGGCCAGCCGGTCGCGCCGGACACCGAGGACCTGGGCACCTGCACTGCGGAGGAGGCCGACACCTCTGTCGACTGCCGGATGGTGCTGACCGCCGCGAGCCTGAACGACGTGTGGGGCGCGGCCCTGCCCGAGCAGGCCCAGGTGGCGTACACCGCGCCGGCGCTGCAGCTCTTCACCGAGCAGGTGGCCACCGGCTGCGGCGGCGCTACCGCCGCCGTCGGCCCGTTCTACTGCCCGCCGGACCAGACCGTCTACCTCGACACCGGCTTCTTCGACCAGCTGCAGAGCCAGCTGGGCGCCGAGAACGCGCCGCTGGCGCAGGAGTACGTCGTGGCGCACGAGTACGGCCACCACGTCCAGAACCTGCTCGGCACCATGGCGAGCGTCGACCGGCAGGGCACCGGGCCGGCGTCGGGCGGGGTGCGGCTGGAGCTGCAGGCGGACTGCTACGCCGGGCTGTGGGTCGCCGCGGCCGCGAGCACGCCGGACCCGCAGACCGGGCGGCCACTGCTGGTCGAGCCCACCCGGGCCGAGGTGCAGGACGCGCTCGACGCCGCCGCGGCGGTGGGCGACGACCGGATCCAGGCCGGCGCCGGGCAGCAGGTCACCCCCGAGACGTGGACTCACGGGTCGGCGGAGCAGCGCATGCGGTGGTTCGCCGCCGGGTACGAGCAGGGCTCGGTGGCGGCCTGCGACACCTTCGCGGTCGACCAGCCGTAG
- a CDS encoding metal-sulfur cluster assembly factor: MSETLNPSPTTAADVEEAMRDVIDPELGINVVDLGLVYGITVDQNNEAVIDMTLTSAACPLTDVIEDQAAVALEGLVAGVRINWVWMPPWGFEKITPIGREQLRALGFNV; this comes from the coding sequence ATGAGCGAGACCCTCAACCCCTCGCCGACCACCGCCGCCGACGTCGAGGAGGCGATGCGCGACGTCATCGACCCCGAGCTCGGCATCAACGTCGTCGACCTCGGGCTGGTCTACGGGATCACCGTGGACCAGAACAACGAGGCGGTCATCGACATGACGCTGACCTCCGCCGCGTGCCCGCTCACCGACGTCATCGAGGACCAGGCCGCCGTCGCGCTCGAGGGCCTGGTGGCCGGGGTGCGGATCAACTGGGTCTGGATGCCGCCGTGGGGCTTCGAGAAGATCACCCCGATCGGCCGCGAGCAGCTCCGGGCGCTCGGCTTCAACGTCTGA